From the genome of Clostridium sp. BNL1100, one region includes:
- the rbr gene encoding rubrerythrin: MGKLSGTRTSENLARAFAGESQAKNRYTFYANYARKEGHAVIEQEFRQIIKNEEAHAKVFYDLLVNGMGPGESNVNVDGGYPFELGDTLANLKAAAEGEHEENSKVYPAFADVAKEEGFSQVEAAFRMIAKIEGEHEQKFKQIATELENQTLYKKTTPVRWICTNCGHIHEGTEAPGICPVCKHPQGWFEVAQQ, translated from the coding sequence ATGGGAAAGTTATCAGGTACAAGAACTTCTGAAAACCTTGCAAGAGCCTTTGCTGGAGAATCACAGGCTAAAAACAGATATACATTTTATGCGAATTATGCCAGGAAAGAGGGGCATGCTGTTATCGAACAGGAGTTTAGACAAATAATAAAAAATGAGGAAGCTCACGCAAAGGTATTCTACGATTTATTGGTTAACGGGATGGGGCCCGGAGAGAGCAACGTTAATGTAGACGGGGGATATCCCTTTGAACTGGGAGATACACTTGCAAACCTAAAAGCTGCTGCTGAAGGTGAACATGAAGAAAATTCAAAAGTATATCCTGCTTTTGCTGATGTTGCGAAAGAGGAAGGATTTTCTCAGGTAGAAGCTGCTTTCAGAATGATAGCAAAAATCGAAGGGGAACATGAGCAAAAATTCAAACAGATTGCAACTGAACTTGAAAATCAGACATTATATAAGAAGACTACACCTGTTAGGTGGATTTGTACCAACTGCGGACATATTCATGAGGGTACAGAAGCACCGGGAATCTGTCCTGTGTGTAAGCATCCTCAGGGCTGGTTTGAAGTAGCACAGCAATGA
- a CDS encoding ABC transporter permease: MVKKVIMKSYLGLILLFMYLPIVVLIAFSFNKSKSRGNWTGFTFKWYEELFRNSQIKDALYNTIIIALLSSVIAVVIGTLAAIGIHSMKKAKKTAVMNLTYLPVLNPDIVTGVSLMLMFVFIGTFVKMQMGFFTMLLAHVTFNIPYVILSVLPKLKQMNTNLYEAALDLGASSSYALRKVIIPEIMPGIVSGFLMAITLSIDDFVISYFTTGSGVSNLSITIYSMARTGVKPTINALSTLMFGGVLLLLFIINIRSDREAKKRKSIKTDGMEV, encoded by the coding sequence ATGGTAAAAAAGGTTATAATGAAGTCATATCTCGGTCTGATACTGCTTTTTATGTATCTACCCATAGTTGTTCTGATTGCCTTCTCGTTTAATAAGTCCAAGTCCCGGGGTAACTGGACCGGCTTTACATTCAAGTGGTATGAGGAGTTATTCAGAAATTCCCAGATAAAGGATGCCCTTTACAATACAATTATCATAGCCTTACTTTCATCTGTAATTGCTGTTGTAATAGGTACATTGGCGGCAATAGGAATACATAGTATGAAGAAGGCAAAAAAGACCGCTGTAATGAATCTGACTTATCTGCCCGTTCTGAATCCGGACATAGTTACCGGGGTTTCCCTTATGCTGATGTTTGTATTCATTGGTACATTTGTCAAAATGCAAATGGGCTTTTTTACAATGCTCCTTGCACATGTGACATTTAATATACCCTATGTTATTTTATCTGTTTTGCCAAAGCTAAAGCAAATGAATACAAATTTGTATGAGGCAGCTTTGGATTTAGGTGCAAGCTCATCATACGCACTTAGAAAAGTAATAATACCGGAAATAATGCCAGGTATTGTATCGGGATTTCTTATGGCAATAACTCTTTCAATAGATGATTTTGTCATAAGCTACTTTACTACCGGTTCTGGAGTTTCAAACCTGTCCATTACCATATATTCAATGGCAAGAACAGGCGTAAAACCAACAATTAACGCATTATCCACTCTTATGTTTGGAGGCGTACTGCTTCTTCTTTTTATAATAAATATACGCTCAGACAGAGAGGCAAAGAAAAGAAAGTCAATTAAAACTGATGGCATGGAGGTTTAA
- a CDS encoding ABC transporter permease — protein MKKKWLSYPYLVWMAIFIIIPSLLILFYGFTVKDEQGFRFSLQNFYRFCNPIFFSVLFKSLWLALLSTFVCLIVGYPVALILASKEYSKKTTMSMLFIIPMWMNFLLRTYAWLTLLEKHGIINSILSFFHLPTINILYTNGAVVLGMVYNFLPFMILPIYSVLMKIDNKLVEAAQDLGGNWVTVFRKVILPLSLPGVMSGLTMVFMPAVTTFVISKLLGGAQYTLIGNLIERQFLTVYDWNFGAAISIIMMIFILISIAIMSRFDEDKGGGAALW, from the coding sequence ATGAAAAAGAAGTGGTTGTCTTATCCATACCTTGTATGGATGGCTATTTTTATAATTATACCTTCATTACTGATCCTTTTTTATGGATTTACAGTAAAGGATGAACAGGGCTTCAGATTTTCACTGCAAAATTTTTACAGGTTCTGTAATCCCATATTTTTCAGTGTTTTGTTCAAGTCACTCTGGCTGGCTCTTTTAAGTACCTTTGTGTGTCTTATTGTAGGTTATCCGGTTGCACTTATACTTGCCAGTAAGGAGTACAGTAAAAAGACTACCATGTCAATGCTTTTTATAATACCCATGTGGATGAACTTCCTGCTCCGTACATATGCATGGCTGACATTACTGGAAAAGCATGGGATAATAAACTCAATACTATCATTTTTCCATCTTCCCACAATTAATATACTGTACACAAATGGGGCCGTTGTTCTGGGAATGGTTTACAACTTTCTTCCATTCATGATACTTCCCATATATTCAGTACTAATGAAAATAGACAACAAGCTGGTAGAGGCTGCACAGGATTTGGGCGGAAACTGGGTTACAGTATTCAGAAAAGTAATTTTGCCTCTGAGCCTGCCTGGAGTTATGTCAGGGCTGACCATGGTATTTATGCCGGCAGTAACAACCTTTGTAATATCAAAGCTGCTGGGAGGTGCACAGTATACCCTTATAGGAAATCTCATTGAGAGACAGTTCCTGACGGTGTACGATTGGAACTTTGGTGCGGCTATATCAATTATAATGATGATATTCATATTGATAAGCATAGCAATTATGTCCAGATTTGACGAGGACAAGGGAGGAGGGGCAGCACTATGGTAA
- a CDS encoding FAD-dependent oxidoreductase — protein MLKKYERLFETIKIGSVEMKNRFAMAPMGPLGLADAEGGFNQRGIDYYTARARGGTGLIITGVTFVDNEIEEHGMPSVPCSTHNPVHFIRTAREMTERIHAYDSKIFLQLSGGFGRVTIPTNLGEYPPVAPSPIKHRWLDKTCRELTVEEIKSIIKKFGDGAYNAKRAGFDGVQIHAVHEGYLIDQFAISFFNHRTDEYGGCLENRLRFAREIVEEIKKRCGNDFPVTLRYSPKSFIKDWREGALPGEEFEEKGRDLPEGIEAAKLLVSYGYDALDVDVGSYDSWWWSHPPMYQEKGLYIPYAKIVKESVDVPVLCAGRMDNPDLAIKAIDDGACDIISLGRPLLADPDLVNKLRAGKLKSIRPCLSCQEGCMGRIQEYSALNCAVNPEACRETIHSLTPALKSKTVLIAGGGVAGCEAARVLALRGHKPVVYEKRSRLGGNLLPGGTPDFKEDDLLLVAWYEETLNELGVKVNCNTELTAEVVKNSEADTVIIATGSKPKIFNLGEYNKVFTAEDVLLEKEKSGNEVIVVGGGLVGCELALWLAQKGKKVTIVEIQNKLLALNGPLCHANSEMLERLIPYKGIEVLTSSKIIKTTEKGALVDVAGDIREICADSIVLAVGYNSEKSVYEQLKYDINDIHLIGDARKVSNIMYAIWDAYEVARNI, from the coding sequence ATGCTAAAAAAGTATGAGAGGTTATTCGAAACCATCAAAATTGGTTCTGTAGAAATGAAAAACCGATTTGCCATGGCTCCTATGGGACCTTTAGGTCTGGCAGATGCAGAGGGTGGTTTCAATCAACGTGGAATTGACTATTACACTGCTCGTGCCAGAGGTGGAACCGGATTGATTATTACCGGAGTTACATTTGTAGATAATGAGATTGAAGAACATGGAATGCCTAGCGTCCCGTGTTCTACCCACAATCCGGTGCATTTTATCCGTACCGCAAGAGAGATGACAGAACGTATTCACGCTTATGATTCAAAGATATTTTTACAACTTAGCGGAGGCTTCGGTAGAGTAACAATTCCAACAAACCTGGGGGAATATCCTCCTGTCGCACCTTCACCAATTAAACACAGGTGGTTGGACAAGACTTGCCGTGAATTGACCGTTGAGGAGATAAAATCCATAATTAAGAAATTCGGAGACGGGGCCTATAACGCAAAACGTGCAGGGTTTGACGGGGTTCAGATTCATGCTGTACACGAAGGCTATCTCATTGATCAGTTTGCAATTTCTTTTTTCAATCACCGTACTGACGAATATGGAGGATGTCTTGAGAATAGGCTTAGATTTGCCAGAGAAATTGTTGAAGAAATTAAGAAAAGATGCGGAAATGACTTTCCTGTTACACTGAGGTACAGTCCTAAGAGCTTTATTAAGGATTGGCGTGAAGGTGCTTTGCCGGGGGAAGAGTTTGAAGAAAAAGGAAGAGATTTACCGGAGGGTATTGAAGCAGCGAAATTATTGGTTTCCTATGGGTATGATGCTCTTGACGTAGATGTTGGTTCTTATGATTCCTGGTGGTGGAGTCATCCTCCAATGTATCAGGAAAAAGGGCTATACATACCCTATGCTAAAATTGTAAAAGAGTCTGTAGATGTTCCTGTTCTGTGTGCAGGGCGTATGGATAATCCTGATTTGGCGATAAAAGCTATTGATGATGGTGCATGTGATATTATCAGTCTTGGACGTCCCTTGCTTGCCGATCCGGACTTAGTGAACAAGCTTAGAGCAGGAAAACTAAAATCCATAAGGCCTTGTCTATCCTGTCAAGAGGGGTGCATGGGGCGTATTCAGGAGTATTCTGCTCTAAACTGTGCTGTAAACCCTGAGGCGTGCAGAGAGACAATACATAGCTTGACTCCGGCTTTAAAAAGTAAAACAGTGCTTATTGCAGGCGGGGGAGTGGCAGGTTGTGAGGCTGCAAGAGTTCTGGCGCTCCGTGGACACAAGCCTGTTGTGTACGAAAAACGCAGCCGTCTTGGAGGTAATTTGTTACCCGGAGGTACACCGGACTTTAAAGAAGATGATCTTTTATTGGTGGCTTGGTATGAGGAAACTCTTAATGAACTTGGAGTAAAGGTGAATTGCAATACAGAGTTAACTGCTGAGGTTGTAAAAAACAGTGAAGCAGATACAGTTATAATTGCCACGGGTTCAAAACCTAAGATATTCAATCTCGGTGAATATAATAAGGTTTTTACTGCGGAAGATGTTCTGCTGGAAAAAGAAAAATCAGGTAATGAAGTGATTGTTGTCGGGGGTGGTTTGGTTGGCTGTGAGCTTGCACTCTGGCTTGCACAAAAAGGGAAAAAAGTCACCATAGTAGAAATACAAAACAAACTCCTTGCATTAAACGGCCCTCTTTGTCATGCGAATTCAGAAATGCTGGAAAGATTAATACCGTACAAAGGGATTGAAGTACTTACTTCCTCTAAGATAATAAAAACAACCGAAAAAGGTGCTTTGGTAGATGTTGCCGGAGATATTAGGGAGATATGCGCCGACAGTATAGTTTTAGCTGTAGGCTACAATTCTGAAAAGTCGGTTTATGAACAGCTTAAATATGATATTAACGATATACATTTGATAGGAGATGCACGTAAGGTATCTAACATAATGTACGCTATTTGGGATGCTTATGAAGTTGCCAGAAACATATAG
- a CDS encoding DUF1801 domain-containing protein: protein MWQCPNCKREFKNTNQDHFCGEPPKTIDAYIAGQSEEVQLLLNQVRDTLRETLPNAEERISWSMPTYWHKQNIIHFAAFKKHIGLYPGDKAVAHFSERLTEYKTSKGAIQFPYNKPLPLELIAEIAKWSYDNGKHY, encoded by the coding sequence ATGTGGCAATGCCCCAATTGTAAACGGGAGTTTAAGAACACAAATCAAGACCATTTCTGCGGCGAACCGCCGAAAACGATTGATGCCTATATTGCTGGACAATCGGAAGAGGTACAGCTGTTGTTAAATCAAGTTCGAGACACGCTCCGTGAAACACTCCCGAATGCGGAAGAACGTATTTCATGGAGTATGCCAACTTACTGGCATAAACAAAATATAATCCACTTTGCGGCATTTAAAAAGCACATCGGGTTGTACCCCGGGGATAAGGCTGTTGCACATTTTAGCGAAAGGCTCACGGAATATAAAACAAGTAAAGGAGCCATACAGTTTCCGTACAACAAGCCATTACCACTTGAGCTTATCGCCGAAATAGCGAAATGGAGTTACGATAACGGAAAACATTACTAA
- a CDS encoding methyl-accepting chemotaxis protein produces MPTTVIDNEILAAFTKVIPYLAVFFDNAASIAITDREKYIINQSCPSLKLKAEPGDPIPEGGAAFKAIQTGKLTISIVPKEVYGVPFKSYALPIKENDTVVGCILLGKSLQKSFDLNEAYKHQFTALQQISGTINEVSTGLQDVVTMSNEIQKEANEADENTGTTDEILSFIRGIASQTNLLGLNAAIEAARAGEHGKGFNIVAQEIRKLANSTNDSIKQIDSVLKQIKNSIKEISTKINNANDIYQSQAASFEEIAASVEELTVSAKVLEDMAKDI; encoded by the coding sequence ATGCCAACAACTGTCATCGATAATGAGATCTTGGCCGCATTTACTAAGGTTATACCTTATCTGGCCGTATTTTTTGACAATGCAGCATCAATAGCAATAACGGATAGGGAAAAATACATAATTAATCAAAGCTGTCCCAGTCTTAAGCTAAAGGCAGAACCCGGAGATCCTATACCAGAGGGAGGTGCTGCGTTTAAAGCAATCCAAACAGGCAAATTGACAATTAGTATTGTTCCTAAGGAAGTTTATGGTGTACCGTTCAAGTCGTATGCATTACCAATAAAAGAAAACGATACCGTAGTCGGTTGTATTTTATTGGGCAAAAGCTTGCAAAAAAGCTTTGATTTAAATGAGGCCTATAAGCACCAATTTACAGCATTACAACAGATTTCCGGTACAATTAATGAGGTATCCACCGGGTTGCAGGACGTTGTGACAATGAGCAATGAAATTCAAAAAGAAGCTAATGAAGCAGATGAGAATACAGGCACTACGGATGAAATACTTAGTTTTATAAGGGGTATTGCTTCACAAACGAATTTATTAGGGCTAAATGCAGCCATTGAAGCAGCAAGGGCCGGTGAACACGGAAAAGGGTTTAATATAGTTGCACAGGAAATTCGTAAATTAGCCAATTCAACAAATGACTCCATCAAGCAAATTGATTCAGTACTAAAACAGATTAAAAATTCTATAAAGGAAATAAGTACAAAGATAAATAATGCAAATGATATTTATCAATCCCAAGCAGCATCTTTTGAGGAGATAGCGGCTTCGGTAGAAGAATTGACTGTATCTGCAAAAGTATTAGAAGATATGGCTAAGGATATATAA
- a CDS encoding spermidine/putrescine ABC transporter substrate-binding protein: MKRIISGILAAAVVAGSVALTGCGGASSDKTTLKVYNWGDYIGEDVIQKFEDKFNINVVYDTFPTNEEMYVKLKAGGSDYDVAIPSDYMIKKMINEGMVKKINLNNIPNYKYIEEKFKNLSFDPDNEYSVPYMWGTVGIIYNKTMVKEPVESWNILWDKKYDKQIFMLDSQRDSIGVTLKKLGYSLNTKNKEELEKAKNELIKQKDIVQAYVGDEVKDKMIMGEGALAVVWSGDAVYMKSQNKDLEYAIPKEGSNLWFDSMVIPSTAKHQKEAEEFINFMCDTEIALENTNYIGYSTPQTEAKKKLDPVLLKDIAAYPTDEQMKDCEVFIDLDASIKDYDEIWTEITSR, translated from the coding sequence ATGAAAAGAATAATATCAGGTATTTTAGCAGCAGCTGTGGTAGCTGGCAGTGTAGCTTTAACAGGCTGCGGAGGAGCTTCAAGCGATAAAACAACCCTAAAGGTGTATAACTGGGGAGATTACATCGGGGAGGATGTAATTCAGAAATTTGAAGATAAATTCAACATTAATGTTGTGTACGATACATTTCCTACAAATGAAGAAATGTATGTAAAGCTTAAAGCCGGTGGAAGCGACTATGACGTGGCCATTCCATCAGACTATATGATAAAGAAAATGATAAACGAAGGTATGGTTAAGAAAATAAATTTAAATAATATACCTAACTACAAATATATTGAAGAAAAGTTCAAGAATCTTTCCTTTGACCCTGATAATGAGTATTCTGTTCCTTATATGTGGGGTACTGTAGGTATTATTTACAATAAAACAATGGTTAAGGAACCTGTGGAAAGCTGGAATATACTGTGGGACAAAAAATATGACAAACAGATATTCATGCTGGACAGCCAAAGGGATTCTATCGGAGTTACCTTGAAAAAACTGGGTTATTCCCTTAATACCAAAAACAAGGAAGAACTCGAAAAAGCCAAGAACGAATTAATAAAACAGAAGGATATTGTACAAGCCTACGTTGGAGACGAAGTCAAGGATAAGATGATAATGGGCGAGGGAGCCTTGGCTGTAGTTTGGTCAGGGGATGCAGTATACATGAAGAGTCAGAACAAAGACCTTGAATACGCAATACCAAAGGAAGGAAGCAATTTGTGGTTTGACTCTATGGTTATTCCAAGTACTGCAAAGCACCAGAAGGAAGCAGAGGAATTTATAAACTTTATGTGCGATACTGAGATTGCACTTGAAAATACCAATTATATCGGATACTCAACTCCGCAGACAGAAGCAAAGAAAAAGCTTGACCCTGTGCTATTAAAGGACATTGCAGCTTATCCAACCGATGAACAGATGAAAGACTGCGAGGTTTTCATTGATTTGGATGCTTCTATCAAGGATTATGATGAGATATGGACTGAGATTACTTCCAGATAA
- the potA gene encoding spermidine/putrescine ABC transporter ATP-binding protein encodes MSENQPIILLQDVKKSFDDSQVLNNINLYILKNEFITFLGPSGCGKTTTLRIIGGFEKPDSGDVFFEGKRINDLPPYQRKVNTVFQKYALFPHMNVYENIAFGLKIKKLDKATINKKVDEMLELVNLKGFQKRSVDSLSGGQQQRVAIARALVNQPEVLLLDEPLGALDLKLRKEMQIELKNIHKQTGITFVYVTHDQEEALTMSDTIVVMNAGSIQQIGTPQMIYNEPKNAFVADFIGESNIIKGKMIKDFTVEFANRVFECLDKGFSENEEIDAVVRPEDIKLVTEDKGMISGMVKSVTFKGVHYEMQVEGKDYVWTIHSTQMAETGSRVGMVMNPNDIHIMKRMG; translated from the coding sequence ATGAGCGAAAATCAACCAATTATATTACTACAGGATGTTAAAAAAAGTTTTGATGATAGTCAGGTACTAAACAATATCAATTTGTACATACTAAAAAATGAGTTCATAACCTTTCTGGGGCCAAGTGGTTGCGGAAAGACAACCACTCTTAGAATAATAGGCGGATTTGAAAAGCCTGACAGTGGAGATGTTTTTTTCGAAGGCAAAAGGATAAATGATCTTCCTCCATACCAAAGAAAGGTCAACACTGTCTTTCAGAAGTACGCACTTTTTCCTCACATGAATGTATATGAGAATATAGCATTTGGACTTAAAATCAAAAAATTGGACAAAGCCACAATAAATAAAAAAGTTGACGAGATGCTGGAGCTTGTAAATCTTAAAGGCTTTCAGAAAAGGTCGGTGGATTCATTGTCAGGGGGACAGCAGCAGAGAGTTGCAATCGCAAGGGCCCTTGTAAACCAGCCTGAGGTTTTGTTGCTTGACGAGCCTCTTGGGGCATTGGATTTAAAACTTCGCAAAGAGATGCAGATAGAGCTTAAAAACATACATAAACAAACAGGTATAACCTTTGTCTACGTTACTCATGACCAGGAAGAAGCCCTTACAATGTCAGACACAATAGTAGTTATGAATGCAGGCAGCATACAGCAGATAGGCACGCCTCAGATGATTTACAACGAGCCTAAGAATGCATTTGTAGCTGATTTTATAGGTGAGAGTAATATTATAAAAGGCAAGATGATAAAGGATTTTACAGTTGAGTTTGCAAACAGGGTCTTTGAATGCCTTGACAAAGGCTTTTCAGAGAATGAAGAAATAGATGCCGTAGTACGACCGGAAGATATCAAGCTTGTCACTGAAGATAAAGGAATGATATCGGGCATGGTAAAGTCAGTTACCTTTAAAGGAGTTCATTATGAAATGCAGGTGGAAGGAAAGGACTATGTCTGGACAATCCACAGTACTCAGATGGCAGAGACCGGGTCAAGAGTAGGTATGGTAATGAATCCCAATGATATTCATATTATGAAAAGGATGGGCTGA
- a CDS encoding iron-containing alcohol dehydrogenase has product MWENKIDINQVVEIRAKTTAYFGVGAINKMADVAANLSGRGITKVIVMTGKSSHVKTGAWDVTKKALEDNGIKYLLYSKVTPNPTVEHVDEATKEAKAFGAEAVIAIGGGSPIDAAKSVAILLSYPEKNATELYELSFVPDKAVPVIAINLTHGTGTEVDRFAVVSIPAKEYKPAIAYDCIYPLFAIDDPALMTKLPAEQTIYVSVDAINHVVEASTTIVTNPLAILLAKETIRLVAKYLPIAIKEPENLTARYYLLYASLIAGTSFDNGLLHYTHALEHPLSAVRPDLAHGLGLAMLLPAVVKEIYPASGEILAEIFEPILPELKGSADEADKAFAGLRSWIESVGIKSHLRDEGFDDSVVDKLVNLAFETPSLDGLLAIAPVKATKESVKNIYVNSL; this is encoded by the coding sequence ATGTGGGAAAACAAGATTGATATTAACCAGGTAGTGGAAATAAGGGCTAAAACAACAGCGTATTTTGGTGTGGGAGCTATCAACAAGATGGCGGATGTTGCAGCAAACTTGTCTGGAAGAGGTATAACTAAAGTTATAGTTATGACTGGAAAAAGTTCACACGTTAAGACAGGTGCATGGGACGTAACAAAGAAAGCTCTTGAAGACAATGGAATTAAGTACTTATTGTACAGCAAAGTCACTCCGAACCCTACAGTTGAACATGTTGACGAAGCAACTAAAGAAGCAAAAGCATTTGGTGCTGAGGCTGTTATTGCAATAGGTGGAGGAAGTCCTATTGATGCAGCTAAGAGCGTTGCAATACTTCTGTCTTATCCTGAAAAGAATGCTACAGAGCTTTATGAACTCAGCTTTGTTCCTGACAAGGCAGTTCCGGTTATTGCTATAAACCTTACTCACGGAACAGGAACTGAAGTTGACAGATTCGCAGTTGTAAGTATTCCGGCTAAAGAATACAAACCTGCAATAGCATATGATTGCATTTATCCTTTGTTTGCTATTGACGATCCTGCATTGATGACTAAATTACCGGCTGAACAGACAATATATGTATCAGTTGATGCTATAAACCACGTTGTTGAGGCTTCAACAACAATAGTAACAAATCCTTTGGCTATTCTTCTGGCAAAGGAAACAATAAGACTGGTTGCAAAATATTTGCCAATTGCTATAAAGGAACCTGAAAATCTTACTGCAAGATACTATCTTTTATATGCTTCATTGATAGCAGGAACTTCCTTTGACAATGGCTTGCTGCATTATACACATGCACTTGAGCATCCTTTAAGTGCAGTAAGACCTGACCTTGCACACGGACTTGGACTTGCAATGCTGCTTCCGGCAGTTGTAAAGGAAATTTATCCGGCTTCAGGAGAAATTCTGGCAGAGATTTTTGAACCGATTCTTCCTGAATTGAAGGGTTCGGCAGACGAAGCCGACAAGGCATTTGCAGGTCTTAGAAGTTGGATTGAGAGCGTAGGCATAAAGTCACACCTGAGAGATGAAGGGTTTGACGACAGCGTTGTTGATAAGCTTGTAAATCTTGCATTTGAGACTCCTAGTCTTGACGGATTGCTGGCTATTGCACCTGTTAAGGCAACTAAGGAATCAGTAAAAAACATTTATGTTAATTCGCTCTAA
- a CDS encoding DUF3237 family protein — protein sequence MNFEEILTVNVKIQSAIDLKNNNGDSVVMISFTGDVKSKYFEGQVLPGGIDTQIIGKSGDRHTLSARYMLEGKDYTGETCKMFIENNGDMNKNLQGVLFRTYPKIITDSKALDFMNHDILVGEGFPAEDGVKIVIYRAI from the coding sequence ATGAATTTTGAAGAAATATTAACAGTAAATGTTAAGATACAAAGTGCAATCGATTTAAAAAATAATAATGGTGATTCAGTTGTAATGATTTCTTTTACAGGTGACGTTAAAAGCAAGTATTTTGAAGGACAAGTACTTCCGGGCGGAATTGATACTCAAATTATTGGAAAGTCAGGCGACAGACATACCTTGTCGGCAAGATATATGCTTGAGGGAAAGGATTATACAGGTGAAACCTGCAAGATGTTCATAGAGAATAATGGCGATATGAACAAAAATCTGCAAGGTGTTCTGTTCAGAACTTATCCAAAGATAATTACAGATAGTAAGGCTTTAGATTTTATGAACCATGATATTTTAGTCGGTGAAGGATTTCCGGCTGAAGATGGGGTAAAAATAGTAATATACAGGGCTATATAA
- a CDS encoding alpha/beta hydrolase, with translation MDKQAAYFAANEMPEGTQILFGEFSEGGKYFSCTYLNDIIYAKYGDLEMKLQVIKPCQDSQKFPLVVYVQGSAWRNQDLYCAIPNLSHIAAKGYVIVSVEIRDTDKAQFPAALEDVKCAIRFMRENQDTYGVDPERVAVWGDSSGGHLSLMTGLTMGEYNNGLYGEQSDEVCAVVDYYGVSDLLTLGKYNDILDHDSADSPEGLLVGGRVKDNIELSKKASPVYQDLTKKLPPFLIIHGDSDKIVHINQSIEMYKALKEHGQSAIFYKVVGADHGPGIWSPQVLNITEQFLSANLKRQDKR, from the coding sequence GTGGATAAGCAAGCAGCCTATTTTGCAGCAAATGAAATGCCGGAAGGAACACAGATTTTATTCGGTGAATTTTCTGAAGGCGGAAAGTACTTCTCATGTACATATCTAAATGATATTATTTATGCCAAGTATGGTGACCTGGAAATGAAACTGCAAGTAATAAAACCTTGTCAGGACAGTCAAAAATTTCCACTTGTAGTTTATGTACAGGGCTCTGCATGGAGAAATCAGGATTTATATTGTGCTATACCAAATCTATCACATATTGCAGCAAAGGGATATGTAATAGTAAGTGTTGAGATCAGGGATACCGATAAAGCTCAATTTCCGGCAGCGTTGGAAGATGTAAAGTGTGCTATCAGGTTTATGCGTGAGAATCAAGACACCTATGGAGTTGACCCTGAGAGGGTTGCAGTATGGGGAGACTCATCAGGCGGACACCTTTCATTAATGACCGGACTTACCATGGGAGAGTATAATAACGGACTTTATGGCGAGCAATCAGATGAAGTATGTGCTGTGGTAGATTATTATGGAGTTTCAGATTTACTTACGTTAGGCAAATACAATGATATTCTTGACCATGATTCTGCAGATTCTCCTGAAGGTTTGCTTGTGGGAGGAAGAGTAAAGGACAATATTGAACTGTCCAAGAAGGCAAGTCCTGTTTATCAGGATTTAACGAAAAAACTTCCACCTTTTCTCATTATACATGGAGACAGTGATAAGATAGTTCACATTAATCAAAGTATTGAAATGTATAAGGCACTAAAGGAACATGGGCAGAGTGCTATATTTTATAAGGTTGTAGGTGCCGACCACGGCCCGGGCATATGGAGTCCTCAGGTGCTTAACATAACGGAACAGTTTTTATCTGCAAACCTTAAACGGCAGGACAAGAGATGA
- a CDS encoding dihydrofolate reductase family protein, giving the protein MSVFFYGCITLDGYLADKNHNLDWLYQTGTIEETDYESFYNSMDITIMGKRTYNEIENIENIDSFYPTTKNYVVTHTESLSIKGFIPINCDIVEFVKQIEKDKNIWIVGGNTILAPLLDNDMIDNIIIQIAPVLLGSGIPLFSQKEALKRFYLKEVKKYGQFAELIYAQSQK; this is encoded by the coding sequence ATGAGTGTGTTTTTTTATGGCTGTATAACTTTAGACGGCTATCTTGCTGATAAAAACCATAACTTGGACTGGCTTTATCAAACAGGCACAATAGAAGAAACTGATTACGAAAGTTTCTATAATAGTATGGATATTACTATCATGGGCAAAAGGACATATAATGAAATTGAAAACATAGAGAATATAGATAGTTTTTATCCGACTACTAAAAACTATGTTGTTACACATACTGAAAGCTTGTCAATTAAGGGCTTTATTCCTATTAATTGTGATATTGTAGAATTTGTTAAACAAATAGAAAAGGATAAAAACATTTGGATTGTTGGAGGGAACACAATATTAGCTCCCTTATTGGATAATGATATGATAGATAATATAATAATACAGATTGCTCCTGTTTTATTAGGGAGTGGAATACCATTGTTTTCGCAGAAGGAAGCATTAAAGAGATTTTACTTGAAAGAAGTAAAAAAATACGGACAATTTGCAGAATTAATTTATGCTCAATCACAAAAGTAA